In Stigmatella aurantiaca, one DNA window encodes the following:
- a CDS encoding efflux RND transporter periplasmic adaptor subunit has product MRLVKKMRPLRVWAVGLFGVACVAGAVGCAKPPAKAPPPPREIEVVNLAPSEVRDTGEYLGTLQSRQSVTLLPQVAGYVRAIHVKPGQKVEAGAPLIDVDARGETAAVENARAQRSSREVDLELARRTMTRTEALHKEGLASAQELERVQAQVQAAEAAARAAGAQLTQREVQLQFHVVRAPFAGTVGDIVVRVGDSVGLSTVLTSVAQADVLEVSVSVPSERARSLRTDTPLEILDSRGKVLLTSSVFFIAPQADPRTQLVEVRAAFRNTSGLRPSELVRARLVYSTRQALQLPVLAVVRQSGQPFALVVREKEGKTVVERRPIQLGTLGEMAYVVESGLKAGEQVAVTSLQSLRDGAQVKVKPAAAVRMGKELSAGASGGAVGGSR; this is encoded by the coding sequence ATGCGACTGGTGAAGAAGATGCGCCCCCTGAGGGTATGGGCGGTTGGACTGTTCGGGGTTGCGTGCGTCGCGGGGGCCGTGGGATGTGCCAAGCCTCCCGCGAAGGCGCCGCCCCCGCCGCGTGAGATCGAGGTCGTGAACCTGGCACCCAGCGAGGTGCGGGACACCGGCGAGTACCTCGGCACGCTCCAGTCGCGTCAGAGCGTCACCCTGTTGCCCCAGGTGGCGGGCTACGTGCGCGCCATTCACGTGAAGCCGGGCCAGAAGGTGGAGGCGGGCGCGCCGCTCATCGACGTGGATGCGCGCGGCGAGACGGCCGCGGTCGAGAACGCCCGCGCCCAGCGCAGCTCCCGCGAGGTGGACCTGGAGCTGGCGCGCCGCACGATGACCCGCACCGAGGCCCTCCACAAGGAGGGGCTGGCGAGTGCCCAGGAGCTGGAGCGCGTCCAGGCCCAGGTGCAAGCCGCCGAGGCCGCCGCGCGCGCGGCCGGCGCCCAGCTGACCCAGCGCGAGGTGCAGCTGCAATTCCACGTGGTGCGGGCCCCCTTCGCGGGGACCGTGGGCGACATCGTGGTCCGCGTGGGCGACTCGGTCGGCCTCTCGACGGTGCTGACGAGCGTGGCCCAGGCGGATGTGCTCGAGGTGAGCGTCTCGGTGCCCTCCGAGCGGGCCCGCTCGCTGAGGACCGACACGCCGCTGGAGATCCTCGACTCGCGCGGCAAGGTGCTGCTCACCAGCAGCGTCTTCTTCATCGCGCCGCAGGCGGATCCCCGCACGCAGCTCGTGGAGGTCCGGGCGGCGTTCCGCAACACCTCGGGGCTGCGTCCCAGCGAGCTGGTGCGCGCGCGCCTCGTCTACTCTACGCGCCAGGCGCTGCAGCTGCCGGTGCTCGCGGTGGTGCGCCAGAGCGGCCAGCCCTTCGCGCTGGTGGTCCGGGAGAAGGAAGGCAAGACGGTGGTGGAGCGGCGGCCCATCCAGCTCGGGACCCTGGGCGAGATGGCCTACGTGGTGGAGAGCGGTCTGAAGGCAGGGGAGCAGGTGGCGGTCACCTCGCTGCAGTCCCTGCGGGATGGGGCGCAGGTGAAGGTGAAGCCGGCCGCCGCCGTCCGGATGGGCAAGGAGCTGAGCGCCGGGGCCAGCGGCGGTGCGGTGGGGGGAAGCCGCTAG
- a CDS encoding TolC family protein has product MHFRHLPFFCLLSVAVPGVTLAAQAEPPAAPAPFQPKIEDPMLAPAPAAARQVSSWDEALKMLRERSSDLRIAQSNVQRAEGLWRQALSSLLPTARLSGGVGHDLLNPDVPVLATSGSPLMGQGGEGDNAPSSPLLSGSVSLTQSLVNVSAWRGLSAAGSTEESARSNLQDVQRRLTLGLAQALVATVAAERTAELNRVGLRQALERAALTQRSFELGAGTQLDVVRVRQDVEVARASLISGDEQLRRTREALGLTLGLPEAVGVQTTFQLQGLVDQTRDECAPLKALSERPDLAAARAQASAARDSRRQASAGYLPTLGLSSNLVAYTTDPGFGTVPTWSISAILSVPIWEGGLREGLVRERAALEAQSAETLLRTGREVEVEVARARRSVEVAETLVKTSAAALELAERTDQLTRRAFEVGRGSSLELVQSGAALRQAQLALALREFELVQSRLSAFLTEARCDW; this is encoded by the coding sequence ATGCATTTCAGGCATCTCCCGTTCTTTTGCCTTTTGAGTGTCGCCGTCCCGGGGGTGACCCTGGCGGCCCAAGCGGAGCCTCCGGCGGCCCCCGCGCCCTTCCAGCCCAAGATCGAGGACCCCATGCTCGCGCCCGCTCCGGCGGCGGCGCGGCAGGTGTCGAGCTGGGACGAAGCGCTGAAGATGCTGCGCGAGCGCTCCTCGGACCTGCGGATCGCCCAGTCCAACGTCCAGCGCGCCGAGGGATTGTGGCGCCAGGCCCTCTCCTCGCTCCTGCCCACCGCGCGCCTGTCGGGTGGTGTGGGGCATGACCTGCTCAACCCGGATGTCCCCGTGCTGGCGACTTCGGGCAGCCCGCTGATGGGCCAGGGGGGGGAGGGAGACAATGCGCCGTCCTCACCGCTCCTGAGCGGCTCCGTGTCGCTGACGCAATCTCTGGTGAACGTGAGTGCCTGGCGTGGGTTGTCGGCCGCCGGCTCGACGGAGGAGAGCGCCCGGTCGAACCTCCAGGATGTGCAGCGCCGCCTCACGCTGGGGCTGGCCCAGGCGCTGGTGGCCACCGTGGCGGCCGAGCGCACCGCGGAGCTGAACCGCGTGGGGTTGCGGCAGGCCCTGGAGCGCGCCGCGCTGACCCAGCGCTCCTTCGAGCTGGGGGCGGGCACGCAGCTCGACGTGGTGCGGGTGCGCCAGGACGTGGAGGTCGCCCGTGCCTCGCTCATCTCGGGAGACGAGCAACTGCGCCGGACCCGGGAGGCGCTGGGGCTGACGCTGGGCTTGCCCGAGGCGGTGGGGGTGCAGACCACCTTTCAGCTTCAGGGGCTGGTGGATCAGACCCGCGACGAGTGCGCCCCGCTGAAGGCCCTGAGCGAGCGGCCGGATCTCGCGGCCGCGCGGGCCCAGGCGTCCGCGGCGCGCGACAGCCGGCGCCAGGCCTCGGCGGGCTACCTGCCCACGCTGGGACTCTCCAGCAACCTCGTGGCGTACACCACGGACCCGGGCTTCGGAACGGTACCCACCTGGAGCATCTCCGCCATCCTGTCGGTGCCCATCTGGGAGGGCGGCCTGCGGGAGGGGCTCGTGCGTGAGCGCGCGGCGCTCGAGGCGCAGTCGGCCGAGACGCTGCTGCGCACCGGCCGCGAGGTCGAGGTGGAGGTGGCGCGCGCCCGGCGGAGCGTGGAGGTGGCCGAGACCCTGGTGAAGACGTCGGCCGCGGCGCTGGAGCTGGCGGAGCGGACGGATCAGCTGACCCGCCGCGCCTTCGAGGTCGGCCGGGGCAGCAGCCTCGAGCTGGTGCAGAGCGGAGCGGCCCTGCGCCAGGCGCAGTTGGCGCTCGCCCTGCGGGAGTTCGAGCTCGTTCAGTCGAGACTGAGTGCATTTTTGACGGAGGCCCGATGCGACTGGTGA
- a CDS encoding MarR family winged helix-turn-helix transcriptional regulator, giving the protein MLLTIVVKNKHLHTPMNLAEQVASLRRTLHRFITRRLSKRTRRPFQQLLALKYIAKQEAHTQASLAERLMVDAPAASRLVDRLEEDGLVKRCAGENRRCVRLEATPASGAELEVLRDASHWVESEASRHLSVTEMNELKRLLEKVQIGMNQTLETLGPDDSDEPLEKTP; this is encoded by the coding sequence GTGTTATTGACAATTGTTGTCAAGAACAAGCATCTTCATACGCCGATGAACCTCGCCGAGCAAGTGGCATCTCTGCGCCGAACGTTGCACCGGTTCATTACCCGCCGGCTGAGCAAGCGGACCCGCAGGCCCTTTCAACAATTATTGGCCCTCAAATACATCGCCAAACAGGAGGCCCACACCCAAGCTTCCCTGGCCGAGCGATTAATGGTGGATGCGCCCGCGGCGAGCCGTCTGGTGGACCGTCTGGAGGAGGACGGGCTCGTGAAGCGCTGCGCCGGAGAGAACCGGCGCTGTGTGCGCCTGGAGGCTACCCCCGCGTCCGGGGCGGAGCTCGAGGTGCTGCGCGACGCGTCCCACTGGGTGGAGAGCGAGGCGAGCCGTCACCTCTCCGTCACCGAGATGAACGAGCTCAAGCGCCTGCTGGAAAAGGTGCAGATCGGAATGAACCAGACCCTGGAGACGCTCGGCCCCGACGACTCCGACGAGCCCCTGGAAAAGACGCCGTGA
- a CDS encoding MBOAT family O-acyltransferase: MRDVWLPVLLVGALYTASMGAGWLAAGAAWRRRLALLVSGAVLLLPFLAPADLPTFRAFLGLGGVWFLARVVELTRASRSFPAWDRMRHAVAPLDVRKARRAASRLDGAALKRLAVAAPLVGLAWGTLAYGCPLLSGGLRLAVRWGAGLVFLYTAVEAAMALVLIAYGLRGMDPRPLHEDPLLSRTISEFWSHRWNQTVHRFLKQHVFVPVARRRGVWGGTAAVFGVSALGHAAFMLPAVGPFWAGMMGAFFLIQLPLVWLERVLAVGRWPAPLAHLWTVTWLGASSPLFVEPCLQIVDTWGGG; this comes from the coding sequence ATGCGGGATGTGTGGCTCCCAGTCCTCCTTGTGGGGGCGCTGTACACGGCCTCAATGGGCGCGGGGTGGCTCGCGGCCGGCGCGGCCTGGCGCCGGAGGCTTGCCTTGCTCGTGTCCGGGGCGGTGCTCCTGCTTCCCTTTCTCGCCCCTGCGGACCTGCCCACCTTCCGGGCCTTCTTGGGGTTGGGGGGCGTCTGGTTCCTGGCCCGCGTCGTGGAGCTGACGCGGGCCTCCCGGAGCTTCCCGGCGTGGGACCGGATGCGGCATGCCGTGGCTCCGCTCGATGTCCGCAAGGCCCGGAGAGCTGCTTCCCGGCTCGATGGGGCCGCGCTGAAGCGTCTGGCGGTGGCCGCGCCCCTCGTGGGGCTCGCCTGGGGAACGCTGGCCTACGGATGCCCGCTGCTCTCGGGGGGCCTTCGCCTCGCCGTGCGCTGGGGGGCGGGCCTGGTGTTCCTGTACACGGCCGTGGAGGCCGCCATGGCGCTCGTGCTGATCGCGTATGGCCTGCGGGGGATGGATCCGCGCCCGCTGCATGAGGATCCGTTGCTCTCGCGGACGATCTCCGAGTTCTGGAGCCACCGCTGGAACCAGACCGTCCACCGCTTCCTGAAGCAGCACGTCTTTGTCCCCGTGGCCCGGCGGCGGGGCGTCTGGGGCGGAACGGCCGCGGTGTTCGGGGTGAGCGCCCTGGGCCACGCGGCCTTCATGCTGCCCGCCGTGGGCCCGTTCTGGGCTGGGATGATGGGGGCGTTCTTCCTGATTCAGCTGCCGCTGGTCTGGCTCGAGCGCGTCCTGGCCGTGGGACGGTGGCCGGCGCCGCTCGCCCACCTCTGGACGGTGACGTGGCTGGGCGCCAGCTCACCGCTGTTCGTTGAGCCCTGCCTCCAGATCGTCGACACCTGGGGCGGGGGCTGA
- a CDS encoding sensor domain-containing diguanylate cyclase, producing MNALSAVPLMPKLVRHGVRSISLLAVFWVFLHLARGGFRGLDTLGWTDACLVLFLLLGLGVSAWRRVRRNALGSVIELRDDLELGGGLIATAFIVVAIGGTALFPLIYLLMAFLVAFLQRNAGLTLLGVALAFDALVTLGGPGPSNGAAFATHAFFLSLFAGMYHVVLSARIAAARHAESGAVQKRIKEVEERARTFRLISSGTQDSFSGMNQDEKWLVASVKEIEGAVGAVLEVAETALRTHTCATFLLDSDDRGLKLHDCRSASDRVQRERFNAGEGIIGGVLKRRAPVRMNSLNGLKGITYYESAPAVQAVLAVPIIEVDGLVRGVLVADRVTNDPFSDQDERLLTTLAGEVLRAIEVERVMTYIRKSRDEKDRFFRAIEELNRAGNPEQVFIAVLESARQIASLDFCAVTLVSEVDGKRMHRVARMTGVTTGGKALEGQYFPDNNGLVANVVRYGAPLPGRDIKAMERQIVFDEETQIKGLGALKIFPLTAGDRILGTLVVGSRKKALDPDVLRMLEVMAIQAAQAVLRAQLFEQMERMATTDGLTGLLNHRTFQSKADEHLAQARRYQRKLSLILTDIDHFKSVNDTYGHPTGDAVLRGVAKILREKARDTDIVARYGGEEFAIIMPETDAKGALVIAERIREAVKAEVFQTEMGPLKVTLSLGISTGPDHGYDKQHLIDLSDQCLYHAKRNGRNQSVTVAQMQGGRKLQVAEAG from the coding sequence ATGAACGCGCTCTCGGCAGTTCCGCTGATGCCCAAGCTCGTCCGCCACGGGGTCCGGTCGATTTCGCTGCTGGCCGTGTTTTGGGTCTTCCTGCACCTGGCCCGCGGGGGCTTCCGGGGGCTCGACACGCTGGGGTGGACCGACGCGTGCCTCGTGCTGTTCCTGCTCCTGGGGCTGGGCGTGTCCGCCTGGCGCCGCGTCCGGCGCAATGCCCTGGGCTCGGTCATCGAGCTGCGGGACGACCTGGAGCTGGGCGGCGGCCTCATCGCCACGGCCTTCATCGTCGTGGCCATCGGGGGCACGGCGCTCTTTCCCCTCATCTATCTGTTGATGGCGTTCCTGGTGGCCTTCCTGCAGCGCAACGCGGGGCTGACGCTGCTGGGCGTGGCGCTGGCGTTCGACGCCCTGGTCACCCTGGGGGGCCCGGGCCCGAGCAACGGGGCCGCCTTCGCCACGCATGCGTTCTTCCTGTCGCTCTTCGCCGGCATGTACCACGTGGTGCTCTCGGCCCGCATCGCCGCGGCCCGCCACGCGGAGAGCGGCGCGGTGCAGAAGCGCATCAAGGAGGTGGAGGAGCGCGCGCGCACCTTCCGCCTCATCAGCTCGGGCACCCAGGACAGCTTCAGCGGGATGAACCAGGACGAGAAGTGGCTGGTGGCCTCGGTGAAGGAGATCGAGGGCGCGGTGGGCGCGGTGCTGGAAGTCGCCGAGACGGCCCTGCGCACCCACACCTGTGCCACCTTCCTGCTCGACTCGGATGACCGGGGGCTCAAGCTGCACGACTGCCGCTCCGCCTCGGACCGCGTGCAGCGCGAGCGCTTCAACGCCGGCGAGGGCATCATCGGCGGGGTGCTCAAGCGCCGGGCCCCGGTGCGGATGAACTCGCTGAACGGGCTCAAGGGCATCACCTACTACGAGAGCGCGCCCGCGGTGCAGGCCGTGCTGGCCGTGCCCATCATCGAGGTGGACGGGCTGGTGCGCGGCGTGCTGGTGGCGGACCGCGTCACCAATGATCCGTTCTCCGACCAGGACGAGCGGCTGCTGACGACGCTCGCGGGCGAGGTGCTGCGCGCCATCGAGGTGGAGCGGGTGATGACGTACATCCGCAAGAGCCGGGACGAGAAGGACCGGTTCTTCCGCGCCATCGAGGAGCTCAACCGCGCGGGCAACCCGGAGCAGGTGTTTATCGCGGTGCTGGAGAGCGCCCGGCAGATCGCCAGCCTGGACTTCTGCGCCGTGACGCTGGTGAGCGAGGTGGACGGCAAGCGCATGCACCGCGTGGCCCGGATGACGGGCGTCACCACCGGCGGCAAGGCGCTGGAGGGCCAGTATTTCCCGGACAACAATGGCCTCGTCGCCAACGTGGTGCGCTACGGCGCGCCGCTGCCGGGCCGGGACATCAAGGCGATGGAGCGGCAGATCGTCTTCGACGAGGAGACGCAGATCAAAGGCCTGGGCGCGCTGAAGATCTTCCCGCTCACCGCGGGTGACCGGATCCTCGGCACGCTGGTGGTGGGCTCGCGCAAGAAGGCGCTGGATCCGGACGTGCTGAGGATGCTGGAGGTGATGGCCATCCAGGCGGCGCAGGCGGTGCTCCGCGCCCAGCTCTTCGAGCAGATGGAGCGCATGGCCACCACGGACGGCCTCACGGGGCTGCTCAACCACCGCACCTTCCAGAGCAAGGCGGACGAGCACCTGGCGCAGGCGCGGCGCTACCAGCGCAAGCTGTCGCTCATCCTCACGGACATCGACCACTTCAAGAGCGTCAACGACACGTACGGCCACCCCACGGGGGATGCCGTGCTCCGCGGCGTGGCGAAGATCCTCCGCGAGAAGGCGCGCGACACGGACATCGTGGCCCGCTACGGCGGCGAGGAGTTCGCCATCATCATGCCGGAGACGGACGCCAAGGGCGCCCTGGTCATCGCCGAGCGCATCCGCGAGGCGGTGAAGGCCGAGGTGTTCCAGACGGAGATGGGGCCGCTGAAGGTGACGCTGTCGTTGGGCATCTCGACGGGGCCGGACCACGGCTACGACAAGCAGCACCTCATCGATCTGTCGGACCAGTGCCTGTACCACGCCAAGCGCAACGGCCGGAACCAGTCGGTGACGGTGGCCCAGATGCAGGGTGGCCGGAAGCTCCAGGTGGCGGAAGCGGGGTAG
- a CDS encoding FtsB family cell division protein produces MTAQRKFLVMAVVAGALSLASVADARGFRRYLTLRQDVESLQERNRMLAVQNETLRREIQALRKDPAALERAAREELGYVKPGEIVFHLEAP; encoded by the coding sequence ATGACGGCGCAGAGAAAATTCCTGGTGATGGCGGTGGTGGCGGGGGCCCTGTCCTTGGCTTCCGTGGCCGATGCCCGGGGGTTCCGCCGCTACCTCACGCTGCGGCAGGACGTCGAGTCGCTCCAGGAGCGCAATCGCATGCTGGCCGTGCAGAACGAGACCCTGCGGCGTGAGATTCAAGCCCTGCGCAAGGATCCCGCCGCCCTTGAGCGTGCGGCCCGCGAGGAGCTCGGCTATGTGAAGCCGGGCGAGATCGTCTTCCACCTGGAGGCTCCATGA
- a CDS encoding TlpA family protein disulfide reductase produces MSRPHRALTCALLLALGACRSTPSPVEAPGNGFLNALVLPAVGPVPYRPRALSGKVVLVSFFATWCFPCVAEVPTLQALQRDHGPAGLQVVAVGMDLEGRRVLGPYADQAALNYPMLLADEYLRSGRSAFGHIGALPMTVLLDRDGRAVSAWQGMSAHGELEKTLRKLLKR; encoded by the coding sequence ATGAGCCGTCCGCACCGGGCCCTGACGTGCGCGCTGCTGCTGGCCCTGGGCGCGTGCCGGAGCACGCCCTCGCCGGTGGAGGCCCCGGGCAACGGGTTCCTGAACGCCCTGGTCCTGCCCGCGGTGGGGCCCGTGCCGTACCGCCCCCGGGCCCTGTCCGGAAAAGTGGTCCTGGTCAGTTTCTTCGCGACATGGTGTTTCCCCTGTGTCGCGGAGGTGCCCACCTTGCAGGCGCTTCAGCGCGACCATGGGCCGGCAGGGTTGCAGGTGGTCGCCGTGGGGATGGACCTGGAAGGGCGCCGGGTGCTGGGGCCTTACGCCGACCAGGCCGCGCTCAACTACCCGATGTTGCTGGCGGATGAGTACCTGCGCTCGGGCCGGTCCGCCTTCGGCCACATTGGCGCACTGCCCATGACGGTCCTCCTGGACCGGGACGGCCGGGCGGTGTCCGCCTGGCAGGGGATGTCGGCACACGGGGAGCTGGAGAAGACGCTTCGCAAGCTGCTGAAGCGCTAG